A section of the Paenibacillus odorifer genome encodes:
- a CDS encoding M14 family metallopeptidase, which produces MSKRILSLLLAFTLMMSGLLPAAYAGEVATEINPQAVVAPVSTENTADPAVLSSEQTTVATAVYEQIAATVSTEVYKASMTEARTLELTLDLPDGASPQDIIWNFGRTAEEMKPLAEWKKWNKDAKDYSGNPFVTVTYEPISGSKVKALIHFDLLYGENLSLTGIRAEYVKRVGIYNLIGTLPAGDVLVEQQVKLNPYETYHTYDEIKPAIDRITAESNNKYDRYVEYQQIGTSTQGRAIHFSIVAKDKSSVDQYLNETLPLMMNDPEALQKKINDGDLQNYKVPIWLNNIHADEANGVDVIIKFLDTLMTQQIVTYDTTDENGNPKKVVLNIDEALDHVIFLLDYVENPDGRALNTRQTSTLLDPNRDNSYQTQPETQAVTAQIAKWTPLTFLDMHGFVSGFLIEPCTPPHDPNIEYDLVMPSMLEQANAMGKAGIANTKYDSYHIPYEEYEKTQQDPNYKGTNATGWDDASPAYTAVYAMHQGALGHTIEVPELNEDSLDAFYYAALGATDYVINNKQELFLNQLEIFKRGIQNENTNAAVKDYLINAQNESIGRPGVDENTNFFPEYYILPVAKDLQKNDLETYKMVQYLLRNNVKVERTTASVTVDSVVYPAGTYVVNMHQAKRGYANLVLYDGLDVSDFNEMYSDTVQNFSAMRGFDRYISRSVGAFTGKTEEVSGVTIPSTNLDQSPFEQNYVIKNSNNDAIKAVNELLANHKAVTLLENGGTGYEKGSFLVSRSNLRTVSSKYLLDIVPFSAAENRTGKLLKAPKVAIAGATAFMLKDLGFNVTTDTVAADVLINSGTNLIATGKPFIGYGRTMLKTVKGLKVLPGLDYSTPVNKDGKEDAHEGLFKAEVSQDNVITAPYADSEYLYTVSAAYITKVPEGAEILAKYGSGADFFKAGWWPNNEAAQDQVLALTYNTDNIHVTLFANDLMNKYHPQNQFRLLANSIYAAAPAATKEDGMDNGVNEPEPTTPSTPWQPSVTSTPAPTVQPSATPTPAPTPTVQPSATPNPIGSNFTDLGKVAWAVSAIQELAAKGILQGVSDNSFAPLKEVTRAEFITMIVRAFDLLDVKSTAAFSDVKASDWSYGYIASGVKNGLINGVGNGRFDPNRAITREEMAIIVSNALKKFKGKSVSDTNAALANFKDQATIAAYGKEAVALLTQEGIVQGLTADTFGPKNIANRAQAAVIIDRMLKLN; this is translated from the coding sequence ATGTCCAAGAGAATACTATCTTTATTACTAGCTTTTACACTTATGATGTCGGGTCTGCTTCCAGCTGCATATGCAGGTGAAGTTGCAACCGAAATTAACCCGCAGGCGGTTGTTGCTCCGGTTTCTACGGAGAACACAGCTGACCCAGCGGTGCTTTCTTCAGAACAAACTACGGTAGCGACTGCTGTCTATGAACAAATAGCGGCGACAGTTTCCACAGAAGTATACAAAGCTTCTATGACGGAAGCTAGAACATTAGAATTGACTTTAGATCTTCCTGATGGGGCATCGCCTCAAGATATCATCTGGAATTTTGGCAGAACGGCGGAAGAGATGAAGCCGCTGGCAGAGTGGAAAAAATGGAATAAAGATGCGAAAGATTATTCAGGTAATCCTTTCGTAACAGTGACATATGAGCCGATCTCAGGTTCAAAAGTAAAGGCTTTAATTCATTTTGATTTGCTGTACGGAGAGAATCTCTCACTAACGGGTATACGTGCAGAGTACGTCAAACGAGTGGGAATTTATAATCTAATCGGGACATTACCTGCTGGAGATGTGCTGGTAGAGCAGCAAGTCAAACTAAATCCATATGAAACCTATCATACATATGATGAGATTAAACCCGCGATCGATAGGATTACTGCTGAAAGCAATAATAAATATGATCGATATGTAGAGTATCAGCAAATTGGGACCTCAACTCAAGGTCGTGCCATTCATTTCTCTATTGTTGCTAAGGATAAGTCCTCAGTAGATCAATATTTGAACGAGACCTTACCGCTTATGATGAATGATCCTGAAGCCCTGCAAAAGAAAATTAACGACGGGGATCTGCAGAATTATAAGGTACCTATTTGGTTGAATAACATTCATGCCGATGAAGCCAATGGTGTCGATGTAATCATTAAGTTTTTGGATACGCTGATGACACAGCAAATTGTCACCTATGATACCACTGATGAGAATGGAAATCCGAAAAAGGTAGTTCTGAACATCGACGAAGCGCTTGACCATGTGATTTTCCTGCTTGATTATGTAGAGAATCCTGACGGTCGCGCGTTAAACACGCGTCAAACTTCAACGCTGCTTGATCCAAATCGGGACAACTCTTACCAGACCCAACCTGAGACACAAGCGGTAACTGCACAAATTGCTAAGTGGACGCCGCTTACCTTTTTGGACATGCATGGATTTGTAAGTGGCTTCTTGATTGAGCCTTGCACACCACCTCATGATCCTAACATTGAATATGATCTTGTAATGCCAAGTATGCTTGAGCAAGCAAATGCCATGGGTAAGGCGGGGATTGCTAATACAAAATATGATTCCTACCATATCCCTTATGAAGAATACGAAAAAACACAACAGGATCCGAACTATAAAGGAACGAATGCAACAGGTTGGGATGATGCTTCGCCAGCCTACACAGCTGTATATGCCATGCATCAAGGAGCACTTGGGCATACCATTGAAGTGCCTGAATTGAATGAAGATTCACTGGATGCCTTTTATTATGCGGCTTTGGGGGCCACCGATTATGTGATCAACAACAAGCAGGAACTGTTCCTGAATCAATTGGAAATCTTCAAACGGGGTATCCAAAATGAGAATACTAATGCTGCTGTTAAAGATTATCTAATCAATGCACAGAATGAGTCTATTGGACGTCCAGGGGTAGATGAGAATACGAATTTCTTCCCTGAGTATTACATTCTTCCGGTTGCAAAAGATTTGCAAAAAAATGATCTGGAAACCTACAAAATGGTTCAGTACCTACTGCGTAACAATGTGAAAGTAGAACGGACAACAGCCAGTGTAACTGTAGATTCTGTAGTCTATCCGGCTGGAACCTATGTGGTGAATATGCATCAAGCCAAAAGAGGTTATGCGAATCTTGTCTTGTATGATGGACTAGATGTCTCGGATTTTAATGAGATGTATTCCGATACGGTACAGAATTTCTCGGCTATGCGTGGTTTTGACCGATATATTAGCCGTTCTGTAGGAGCATTCACTGGGAAGACAGAAGAGGTTAGCGGTGTAACGATCCCTAGTACGAATCTGGATCAATCTCCGTTCGAGCAAAATTATGTGATTAAAAACAGCAACAATGATGCGATAAAAGCTGTGAATGAGCTGCTAGCCAACCATAAGGCAGTGACACTGCTGGAGAATGGGGGGACGGGTTACGAGAAGGGAAGTTTCCTTGTTTCCAGATCCAATCTTAGAACGGTATCGTCTAAATATCTGCTGGATATTGTGCCGTTTAGTGCTGCAGAGAACAGAACGGGTAAATTGCTTAAGGCTCCTAAGGTAGCTATTGCAGGAGCGACTGCATTTATGCTGAAGGATCTTGGGTTTAACGTAACTACGGATACAGTGGCAGCAGATGTTCTAATCAATTCGGGAACGAATCTGATTGCTACAGGTAAACCGTTTATCGGTTATGGAAGAACGATGCTAAAAACTGTTAAAGGGCTTAAGGTCCTCCCTGGACTGGACTATTCAACTCCGGTCAATAAGGATGGTAAAGAAGATGCTCATGAGGGATTGTTTAAGGCTGAGGTCTCTCAGGACAATGTAATTACAGCGCCTTATGCCGATAGCGAATACCTCTACACAGTTTCCGCGGCTTATATTACAAAAGTGCCTGAAGGCGCAGAGATCTTGGCGAAATACGGATCAGGAGCTGACTTTTTCAAAGCAGGCTGGTGGCCGAATAACGAGGCTGCACAAGACCAAGTATTGGCGCTTACTTACAATACAGACAACATCCATGTGACGTTATTTGCGAATGATCTGATGAATAAATATCATCCGCAAAATCAATTCAGATTGCTTGCCAATTCAATCTATGCTGCTGCTCCAGCGGCGACTAAAGAGGATGGTATGGATAACGGGGTGAATGAACCAGAGCCAACAACACCTTCGACACCGTGGCAGCCATCTGTAACATCAACACCTGCACCGACCGTGCAGCCGTCTGCAACACCAACGCCAGCTCCAACTCCAACTGTGCAGCCGTCTGCAACACCAAACCCAATAGGTTCTAACTTCACGGATCTAGGTAAGGTGGCGTGGGCAGTATCGGCAATTCAAGAGCTGGCGGCAAAAGGGATCCTGCAAGGAGTGAGCGATAATTCCTTTGCTCCGCTTAAAGAGGTGACGCGTGCCGAGTTTATTACCATGATCGTGCGAGCTTTTGATCTGCTTGATGTGAAATCAACCGCTGCCTTCAGTGACGTGAAAGCTTCTGACTGGTCTTACGGATACATTGCATCCGGGGTCAAGAACGGATTGATTAACGGTGTAGGCAATGGAAGGTTTGATCCTAACCGTGCGATTACACGCGAGGAAATGGCAATCATTGTATCCAATGCACTTAAGAAATTTAAAGGCAAGTCGGTAAGTGATACAAATGCCGCTTTGGCTAACTTTAAAGACCAGGCAACAATCGCTGCTTACGGTAAAGAAGCGGTGGCATTACTAACTCAGGAAGGTATTGTGCAAGGTCTGACTGCGGATACCTTCGGTCCTAAAAACATTGCCAACCGTGCTCAAGCAGCAGTGATTATTGATAGGATGTTGAAGCTTAATTAA
- a CDS encoding LTA synthase family protein has product MKKDFDIKNKPFLVFSFVLLLKCAVAWFVVFSDGPIWSMLLTEIPFFFIVFGLIEWMASKRKFLYYMIANLLISVIYFAVLMYYKYYGVIATYHALEQADKVTKVGESTYSLLDPYYLFIFVDIVVFMFFMFRPKYIAIWKERGMNRRMNRTALFGIISVSLAVCVFNVWPNHASMNENKKAESMGILNYEVYTIFADTRETEEIIDSKEITQPSINETKGITEPVSPKYWAAAQGKNLIVVQMESFQNFLLDLSIDGQEVTPNLNKLLKSEHYFNNFYTNAGQGTTSDAEFVVNTSLYVPHHEVATSSNYMDKALPSLPKLMKANGYNTATFHTNSVEFWNRKTLYKVLDFDKYYDQAFYGDGDHIAFGASDEVLYAKTVPELVKMDAKDDPFYAMVISMSAHHPYKMPESKNKMTLPKRYEGTLVGNYILAQNYADYAMGQFLDQLKSSGLWDDSVIVFYGDHQGVSLYSLDGNEKSLMEEMVGHEYSYTDMFNVPFIVHAPGVGQPTVYSQTGGQIDIMPTVANLLGISMKDQLYFGEDLMNQQTNMLPVRHFLPTGSFINDTSMYLTGVDYDDGDNFNLIDGSETEGGSTKEQFDAVQRLLNMSNSYIQQLPDLPSTDNAE; this is encoded by the coding sequence GTGAAAAAAGATTTTGATATAAAAAACAAACCCTTCCTAGTCTTTAGCTTCGTCCTGCTGCTAAAATGCGCAGTGGCCTGGTTCGTAGTTTTTAGCGACGGTCCTATCTGGAGCATGCTGCTGACAGAGATCCCATTTTTCTTTATCGTATTTGGACTTATTGAATGGATGGCTTCCAAACGAAAATTTCTGTATTACATGATAGCCAACCTATTGATTTCAGTCATATATTTCGCCGTCCTAATGTATTACAAATATTACGGTGTAATTGCTACTTATCATGCCTTGGAACAAGCAGATAAAGTAACTAAGGTGGGAGAAAGCACATACTCGTTGCTGGACCCTTACTATTTGTTCATTTTTGTGGATATTGTAGTGTTCATGTTTTTTATGTTCCGTCCGAAATATATTGCGATCTGGAAAGAAAGAGGTATGAACCGCCGCATGAACCGGACCGCTTTGTTTGGGATCATCAGTGTTTCCTTAGCAGTTTGTGTCTTTAATGTTTGGCCGAATCATGCCAGTATGAACGAGAACAAAAAAGCGGAGAGTATGGGGATTCTTAATTACGAGGTCTATACTATTTTTGCCGATACAAGGGAAACAGAAGAAATAATCGACAGCAAAGAAATCACGCAACCATCCATTAACGAGACCAAAGGAATTACAGAGCCTGTCTCACCGAAGTACTGGGCGGCAGCTCAAGGTAAAAATCTAATCGTGGTACAAATGGAATCTTTTCAGAACTTTTTGCTGGACCTGAGCATTGACGGACAGGAAGTAACACCCAATCTAAATAAGCTTTTGAAAAGCGAACATTATTTCAATAACTTCTATACTAATGCCGGGCAAGGAACAACTTCGGATGCTGAATTTGTGGTGAATACTTCGTTGTACGTTCCTCATCACGAGGTAGCCACTTCATCCAATTATATGGATAAGGCGCTTCCGAGCCTGCCTAAGCTGATGAAAGCTAATGGATATAATACAGCAACCTTTCACACCAATAGCGTAGAATTCTGGAACCGCAAAACTCTATACAAAGTCCTAGACTTTGATAAGTATTACGATCAAGCGTTCTATGGGGATGGTGATCATATCGCATTCGGTGCTTCTGATGAGGTACTCTATGCCAAGACTGTGCCTGAATTAGTCAAAATGGATGCTAAAGATGATCCTTTTTATGCAATGGTCATTTCTATGAGTGCTCATCACCCTTATAAAATGCCAGAGTCAAAAAATAAAATGACGCTGCCTAAACGGTATGAAGGTACCCTAGTTGGCAACTATATTCTAGCTCAAAATTACGCAGATTATGCAATGGGACAATTTCTGGATCAATTAAAGTCCAGTGGTCTATGGGATGATAGCGTCATTGTCTTTTACGGGGACCATCAGGGTGTATCGCTATATTCCCTTGATGGCAACGAGAAATCGTTAATGGAAGAAATGGTCGGTCACGAATATAGTTATACCGATATGTTCAACGTTCCTTTCATCGTACATGCGCCAGGGGTAGGTCAACCTACGGTCTACAGCCAAACTGGCGGCCAGATCGACATTATGCCAACTGTAGCTAACCTGTTAGGGATTTCAATGAAAGATCAGCTCTACTTCGGAGAAGATCTGATGAACCAACAGACCAACATGCTCCCTGTCAGACACTTTTTGCCTACCGGCTCTTTCATTAATGACACAAGCATGTATTTGACTGGTGTCGATTACGATGATGGAGACAACTTTAATCTAATCGATGGCTCTGAAACAGAGGGCGGTTCGACAAAAGAACAATTTGACGCCGTTCAGCGGCTTCTAAATATGTCTAACAGCTACATTCAACAACTGCCGGATTTACCATCTACGGATAATGCAGAGTAA
- a CDS encoding DUF4830 domain-containing protein, whose amino-acid sequence MTQRQFITMVTICFLVLLNSGCNQGENSIGVEPSGSIASTSVPQVPEDFLLTLDYKVQNHPDTFAVEVPQNWEVKLGEYPVGLYWRLANEFSKDAGLDLTLLKGATVEVQRYSLVDGLPGSGEQKEFSYPSNLVLLVQSGNTVGAWLEFNIQSIGPSIKKRSLTDITGLTFEEWTEREGLFDEEGENGDLASLDHFELLDAFFQAIQDGNHTRARACLNPNALLTALTVNRQAHQLYNPGFGGENALSESIVEAKPTSYKVMDYDTGSEIKDIGDRTTLNIVVDLYMKSLNPVFNTPDGRETRFAVLTKHANGWKIGGFGTGP is encoded by the coding sequence ATGACCCAGCGGCAGTTCATAACGATGGTAACGATTTGTTTTCTTGTGCTCTTAAATTCAGGTTGTAATCAAGGGGAGAACTCCATTGGTGTGGAGCCTTCTGGCTCTATAGCTTCAACGTCTGTACCACAGGTTCCCGAAGACTTTTTGCTAACACTGGATTATAAAGTTCAGAACCATCCGGATACATTTGCAGTTGAGGTACCACAGAACTGGGAGGTTAAGCTGGGGGAGTATCCAGTGGGACTTTACTGGCGATTAGCGAATGAGTTCTCTAAAGATGCCGGATTGGATTTGACCCTCCTGAAGGGTGCCACGGTAGAGGTACAGCGGTATTCCTTAGTCGATGGTTTACCTGGTTCTGGCGAACAAAAAGAATTTTCTTATCCCTCGAATCTCGTTTTGCTTGTGCAATCAGGGAATACCGTTGGTGCGTGGCTGGAATTTAATATTCAAAGTATCGGCCCGTCTATTAAGAAGCGTAGCTTGACCGACATTACAGGACTTACATTTGAGGAGTGGACGGAGAGAGAAGGTTTGTTTGATGAGGAAGGTGAGAATGGTGACTTAGCCTCATTAGACCATTTCGAGCTGCTGGATGCTTTTTTTCAGGCTATTCAGGACGGTAATCATACCCGTGCCCGCGCATGTTTGAATCCTAATGCCTTACTCACTGCATTGACGGTTAACCGTCAAGCACATCAACTCTATAACCCGGGTTTTGGTGGTGAAAATGCTCTCAGTGAAAGTATTGTTGAGGCTAAGCCTACCTCTTATAAAGTGATGGATTATGATACTGGCTCTGAAATCAAAGACATCGGCGATCGCACAACGTTAAATATTGTGGTCGATCTGTATATGAAATCACTAAATCCTGTCTTTAATACCCCAGATGGCCGGGAAACTCGCTTTGCAGTGTTGACCAAACACGCTAACGGCTGGAAGATTGGAGGTTTTGGGACGGGACCGTGA
- a CDS encoding stalk domain-containing protein — MFKQSLMSKVQVSRICRVVVGTVLSLAMVSPLVAAADSVVNPTEEKKLLSGITQLDAGDRSAYAITADGTAWVWGGGYGSIGNGATTPAYTPVKMHIDHVKQISGGYRHNLMLKDDGTVWAVGGNEHGQLGIGTQSSKILVEPVQVQGLTDVKAVSAGGTFSLALLKDGTVWAWGGNEQGELGDDSRKNKLTPVQVKGLPSVLSIAAGSNNSVALGNGGEVWVWGSQQPLGTQKGVILKPTLIKGSGEYRAVDMDGAYGLYGAALRWDGTVWIWNNYIDPYLGEALKTVQVPGLTDVISLTTDSAVKADGTVWQWTVGDKNKINVTQSKGIQNAVSISKGSRNHYVLLKDGHVLAWGANEFGQTGLGVREIEVNTPQLVKKSIQVLLNGNEMELTMPPLLINNSTYVPLRGVFEQMGVNVRWDVPSRAVVAVKGSTTLILNSVTGQTTVNGKVIATDQKPVFINDSVYVPLRLISEMLGAQVEWDADAYAVRINSNK, encoded by the coding sequence GTGTTTAAACAAAGCTTGATGTCAAAAGTGCAGGTAAGTCGGATTTGTAGAGTTGTTGTTGGGACTGTTCTTAGCTTGGCAATGGTTTCACCCTTAGTGGCAGCAGCAGATAGTGTTGTGAACCCAACTGAAGAAAAGAAATTATTGTCTGGCATCACCCAACTGGACGCTGGTGACAGAAGTGCCTATGCCATCACTGCGGATGGAACAGCCTGGGTGTGGGGTGGTGGGTACGGCTCTATTGGTAATGGGGCGACCACACCAGCGTATACTCCCGTCAAAATGCATATCGATCATGTAAAGCAAATCTCAGGTGGTTATCGCCATAACTTGATGTTGAAGGACGATGGAACAGTGTGGGCAGTAGGGGGGAACGAGCATGGACAACTTGGCATTGGAACACAGTCCTCTAAGATTCTTGTAGAGCCTGTTCAAGTGCAAGGGCTAACAGATGTGAAAGCTGTTTCTGCGGGGGGCACCTTTAGCTTAGCTCTTCTTAAAGATGGAACGGTCTGGGCGTGGGGAGGCAATGAACAAGGTGAACTCGGTGACGATTCGCGGAAAAACAAGCTAACCCCGGTGCAGGTGAAGGGACTACCCTCCGTCCTGTCTATAGCAGCGGGATCGAATAATTCAGTGGCTCTTGGTAATGGTGGAGAGGTATGGGTGTGGGGATCGCAGCAACCGCTGGGAACGCAAAAAGGCGTAATCTTAAAGCCTACGCTTATTAAAGGAAGCGGAGAATATAGAGCGGTTGATATGGATGGAGCCTATGGACTTTATGGGGCGGCATTGAGATGGGATGGTACAGTATGGATTTGGAATAATTACATAGATCCATATCTGGGAGAAGCTCTAAAGACTGTTCAGGTTCCAGGACTTACAGACGTCATTTCGCTGACAACAGATTCCGCAGTGAAGGCGGATGGGACCGTGTGGCAGTGGACGGTTGGCGATAAGAACAAGATTAATGTTACACAGTCTAAGGGTATTCAGAATGCAGTTTCCATTTCTAAAGGGAGCAGAAATCATTATGTACTCTTAAAAGATGGTCATGTCCTTGCCTGGGGAGCAAATGAATTTGGGCAGACGGGTCTGGGGGTCAGAGAGATCGAGGTGAATACGCCTCAGCTCGTGAAGAAATCTATTCAAGTATTGTTGAATGGGAATGAAATGGAACTGACTATGCCGCCACTACTAATTAATAATTCGACATATGTTCCTTTAAGAGGAGTCTTCGAGCAGATGGGAGTTAATGTTCGTTGGGATGTTCCATCGAGAGCTGTGGTCGCTGTAAAGGGATCTACAACTCTGATCTTGAATTCGGTAACTGGACAAACGACTGTTAATGGAAAGGTAATAGCAACAGATCAAAAACCGGTCTTCATTAATGATAGCGTTTATGTACCCCTCAGATTGATAAGCGAAATGCTGGGGGCGCAGGTAGAATGGGATGCAGATGCTTATGCAGTTCGAATAAATTCCAATAAATAA
- a CDS encoding saccharopine dehydrogenase family protein, whose amino-acid sequence MGKALIIGAGGVASVVVHKCCQNPDVFEEICIASRTVAKCDALKDKLAGGRTKISTAQLDADNTDEVIELIKSFEPDVVINVALPYQDLTIMDACLATGVHYVDTANYEPQDTAKFEYSWQWAYKERFEKAGLTALLGSGFDPGVTGVFTAYAQKHYFDEIHTIDIVDANAGDHGYPFATNFNPEINIREITANGRYFENGEWIETAPLSEKKVYDLPEIGPKDIYLLYHEELESLAVNIKGVKKIRFWMTFSQNYLTHLKVLENVGMTSIEPIMYEGKEIVPLQFLKAMLPDPASLGPRTKGKTNIGCIIQGTKDGKPKTYYVYNVCDHEECYAEVGSQAISYTTGVPAMIGAMLIIKGIWKKPGVYNVEEFDPDPFMEALNKHGLPWQEDFSPTLLD is encoded by the coding sequence TTGGGAAAAGCGTTAATTATTGGCGCTGGCGGCGTAGCAAGTGTTGTTGTTCATAAATGCTGCCAGAACCCGGATGTATTTGAAGAGATCTGCATTGCCAGCAGAACTGTCGCGAAATGTGACGCTCTGAAAGATAAATTAGCCGGAGGCCGCACGAAGATTTCTACTGCTCAGCTCGATGCAGATAACACGGACGAAGTCATTGAACTGATCAAGAGCTTTGAGCCGGATGTCGTTATTAATGTCGCTCTCCCATATCAGGACCTGACGATCATGGATGCGTGCCTGGCAACAGGAGTGCACTATGTGGATACTGCCAATTATGAACCACAAGATACAGCGAAATTCGAATATTCCTGGCAGTGGGCTTACAAAGAAAGATTTGAGAAAGCTGGCCTTACCGCTTTGCTCGGCAGTGGATTTGACCCAGGTGTAACTGGCGTGTTCACGGCTTACGCGCAAAAACACTATTTTGACGAGATCCATACCATTGATATTGTAGACGCCAACGCTGGCGATCATGGATATCCATTCGCTACAAACTTTAATCCTGAAATCAATATTCGTGAAATTACAGCTAATGGCCGTTATTTCGAGAATGGCGAGTGGATTGAAACCGCACCACTTTCTGAGAAGAAGGTTTACGATCTTCCGGAAATCGGACCTAAAGATATTTATCTTTTGTACCATGAAGAGTTGGAATCCTTGGCTGTTAATATCAAGGGCGTGAAGAAGATCCGTTTCTGGATGACTTTCTCGCAGAACTACCTGACTCACTTGAAAGTGCTTGAGAATGTGGGTATGACTTCTATCGAGCCTATCATGTACGAAGGCAAAGAGATCGTTCCTTTGCAATTCTTGAAGGCAATGCTGCCTGACCCGGCTTCCCTGGGACCAAGAACAAAAGGTAAAACTAACATTGGATGTATCATCCAAGGTACTAAAGACGGTAAGCCAAAAACTTATTATGTATACAACGTTTGCGATCATGAAGAATGTTATGCAGAGGTTGGCTCCCAAGCCATTTCCTATACTACAGGCGTTCCTGCAATGATCGGAGCAATGTTAATTATAAAAGGAATCTGGAAGAAACCAGGCGTGTACAACGTAGAAGAGTTCGATCCAGATCCATTCATGGAAGCTTTGAATAAACATGGTCTGCCTTGGCAAGAAGATTTCTCGCCAACGCTGCTAGATTAA
- the nspC gene encoding carboxynorspermidine decarboxylase, whose protein sequence is MDIDISVVPSPCYLVDERLLTRNLEIMNSVQERTGAKILLAQKGFSMHSLYPLVGKYLHGVTSSSLFEARLGYEKMGKEVHVYAPAYVESEFDELLEYSDHIVFNSFDQWNRFKDRVKNAPKHISCGIRVNPEYSEIEVPLYDPCYNYSRMGVTLPNFRPEELEGIDGLHFHTMCEQNSDTLERTLKVVEEKFGPYLKGMKWLNFGGGHHITRPDYDLETLVRCILHMKETYGVEIYLEPGEAVALNTGYLVATVLDVMHNGMDIAILDTSAECHMPDVLAMPYRPNIIDAGQPGEYPYTYRLGGMTCLAGDVIGDYSFKEPLKYGDRLVFLDMAHYSMVKNHMFNGVNLPAIVSYNDEEGIKVIKQFAFEDFSGRLS, encoded by the coding sequence ATGGATATTGATATCAGCGTTGTCCCGTCACCATGTTACCTTGTAGATGAAAGATTGCTTACCCGCAATCTTGAGATTATGAATTCTGTACAAGAACGTACAGGAGCTAAGATTTTGCTCGCGCAAAAAGGCTTCTCAATGCACTCCTTGTATCCGCTAGTTGGCAAGTACTTGCATGGCGTAACTTCCAGCTCCTTATTCGAAGCCAGACTTGGCTATGAAAAAATGGGCAAAGAGGTTCATGTCTACGCACCAGCTTATGTGGAAAGTGAATTCGATGAGCTTCTTGAATACTCGGATCACATTGTGTTCAATTCTTTTGACCAGTGGAATCGATTCAAGGATCGTGTGAAAAATGCACCGAAGCATATCAGCTGCGGCATTCGGGTGAATCCGGAGTATTCCGAGATCGAAGTTCCGCTGTATGATCCATGCTACAATTATTCCAGAATGGGAGTAACTCTCCCTAACTTTAGACCTGAAGAGCTTGAGGGAATTGATGGATTACACTTCCATACCATGTGCGAACAAAATTCAGACACACTGGAGCGTACGCTCAAAGTAGTCGAAGAGAAGTTCGGACCTTATCTCAAAGGGATGAAATGGCTTAATTTTGGTGGCGGTCATCATATTACACGTCCCGATTATGATCTGGAGACCCTTGTCCGCTGCATTTTGCATATGAAAGAGACTTACGGTGTGGAAATCTATCTGGAGCCAGGTGAGGCCGTTGCGCTTAATACTGGATATTTGGTAGCTACCGTTCTGGATGTTATGCATAACGGTATGGACATTGCGATTCTTGATACTTCGGCTGAATGCCACATGCCAGATGTACTGGCTATGCCATACCGTCCGAACATTATCGATGCTGGACAACCTGGGGAATATCCTTATACGTACAGATTAGGTGGAATGACTTGCCTAGCCGGAGATGTTATTGGAGATTATTCCTTCAAGGAGCCTTTGAAATACGGCGATAGACTCGTATTCCTAGATATGGCGCATTATTCTATGGTGAAGAACCATATGTTTAACGGCGTGAATCTGCCAGCTATCGTCAGCTACAATGACGAAGAGGGAATTAAAGTAATCAAACAGTTCGCTTTCGAAGATTTCAGCGGACGTTTATCTTAA
- a CDS encoding deoxynucleoside kinase — MEHAPFIAVEGPIGAGKTTLASMLAEELNLPIIKEIVDENPFLAKFYQNMDDWSFQLEMFFLCNRYKQLEDTVTQYIDKGKPVISDYHIYKNLIFGERTLKGTKREKYRQIYHVLTDDLPKPNIILYIKADLDTLLKRIAKRGRPFEGDMDTAYLQQLIEDYDDAMGSLAIQEPSTVIITIDGNAVDFVENPEHFVEIASHIKELMK; from the coding sequence ATGGAACATGCACCGTTTATTGCAGTGGAAGGCCCGATCGGGGCTGGAAAAACAACATTAGCTTCGATGCTTGCAGAGGAATTAAACTTACCGATTATTAAGGAGATTGTGGATGAGAATCCGTTTCTGGCTAAATTTTATCAGAACATGGATGACTGGAGCTTTCAACTGGAGATGTTTTTTCTCTGTAATCGGTACAAGCAGCTTGAAGATACAGTAACTCAGTACATAGATAAAGGTAAACCGGTGATCTCGGATTATCATATTTATAAGAACCTTATCTTTGGGGAACGAACGCTGAAGGGAACGAAACGAGAAAAGTATCGACAAATCTATCATGTGCTGACGGATGACCTGCCGAAGCCAAATATTATTCTCTATATAAAAGCAGATCTCGATACCTTGTTAAAAAGAATCGCCAAACGCGGACGCCCTTTTGAAGGGGATATGGATACTGCGTATTTGCAGCAATTGATAGAAGATTATGATGATGCGATGGGCTCTCTAGCGATTCAAGAGCCGTCTACCGTTATTATTACCATAGATGGAAATGCAGTCGATTTCGTGGAGAACCCAGAACACTTCGTCGAAATTGCCTCTCACATAAAGGAGCTAATGAAATGA